One part of the Solanum dulcamara chromosome 8, daSolDulc1.2, whole genome shotgun sequence genome encodes these proteins:
- the LOC129898702 gene encoding DEAD-box ATP-dependent RNA helicase 7-like, whose amino-acid sequence MPALVVTDETMASEVSKDHKKKMKKTPKTPTDTTDDLETPTDKKTKEKKSKKSKIDSGSDSEDAKRSKKKDKKRKTLDLDDEKSDTSSEICEPVDLKKNKKAKLEEEEEEVVVEKKVEDPNALSNFRISKPLKEALNSKGIEALFPIQAMTFDDILDGCDLVGRARTGQGKTLAFVLPILESLTNGPTKALRKTGYGKAPSVLVLLPTRELALQVFADFELYGRAVGLTSCCLYGNSPMGAQQVQLKRGVDIVVGTPGRVKDHIERGNIDFRSLKFRVLDEVDEMLKIGFVDDVEFILGKVEDASLVQTVLFSATLPDWVKHIASKFLKPDKKTADLVGNEKMKASKNVRHIIIPCSSSARPQLIPDIIRCYSSGGRTIIFTETRALASELAGLLPGASALHGEIQQNQREATLKGFRSGKFLTLVATNVAARGLDIDDVQLIIQCEATSDVEAYIHRSGRTGRAGKTGVAVMLYDPRKSNISRIERESGVKFEHLSAPQPADVAKAAGKEAADIIADISDSVIPAFKAAAEELLSTSDLSPAELLAKALAKAAGYSEIKTRSLLTSMENCVTLLLECGRPIFSPSFVYSVLRRFLSEEKVESINGLTLTADGKGAVFDVSAEHLDEFLAGQKTAHGVNLQVVEALPPLQEREKPRGGRFGGGGRGGFNNRRGGGGFSGGRGGRGNGNFGRRW is encoded by the exons atgcctgcACTTGTTGTAACTGATGAAACAATGGCCTCCGAAGTATCCAAAGAccacaaaaagaaaatgaagaagacaCCTAAAACTCCCACCGACACCACCGATGATCTTGAAACTCCTACTGATAAGAAAACCAAAGAAAAAAAGTCTAAAAAATCCAAGATTGATTCTGGGTCTGATTCAGAGGACGCAAAAAGGAGCAAGAAGAAAGATAAAAAGCGAAAAACTTTGGACTTGGATGATGAGAAGAGTGATACGAGCTCAGAGATTTGCGAGCCGGTAGATTTAAAGAAGAACAAAAAGGCTAAattggaggaggaggaggaagaagtgGTTGTTGAGAAGAAAGTCGAGGATCCTAATGCCTTGTCTAATTTTAGGATTTCAAAGCCTTTAAAAGAGGCTTTGAATTCTAAGGGAATAGAAGCACTTTTCCCTATTCAAGCTATGACttttgatgatattcttgatgGATGTGATTTGGTTGGTCGAGCTCGTACTGGTCAG GGTAAAACATTGGCCTTTGTTTTGCCCATATTGGAGTCCCTAACAAATGGTCCTACTAAAGCATTGCGGAAAACAGGATATGGGAAGGCTCCTAGTGTTTTGGTGCTTTTACCAACTAGGGAATTGGCACTTCAG GTGTTTGCTGACTTTGAACTTTATGGCCGAGCCGTTGGGCTCACTTCATGCTGTTTGTATGGAAATTCTCCCATGGGGGCTCAACAGGTTCAACTAAAAAGAGGAGTTGATATTGTAGTGGGTACTCCTGGAAGAGTTAAG GACCACATTGAAAGGGGAAATATTGATTTCAGGTCTTTAAAGTTTCGTGTTCTTGATGAAGTCGATGAAATGTTGAAAATTGGTTTTGTAGATGATGTGGAATTTATTTTAG GCAAGGTCGAAGATGCAAGCCTAGTTCAAACAGTTCTTTTCAGTGCCACTTTGCCAGACTGGGTGAAGCAT ATTGCTTCCAAGTTTCTGAAACCAGATAAGAAAACGGCTGACCTTGTTGGTAACGAGAAAATGAAGGCCAGTAAAAATGTGAGGCATATTATTATTCCATGCTCTAGTTCTGCAAGACCTCAGCTGATTCCTGATATCATTCGGTGCTACAGCAG TGGAGGCCGGACAATTATTTTTACTGAGACAAGGGCGCTAGCTTCAGAGTTAGCTGGCTTATTGCCTGGGGCAAGTGCTTTGCATGGGGAGATACAACAGAACCAGCGTGAG GCTACACTTAAAGGATTCAGATCAGGCAAATTCCTGACATTAGTTGCCACAAATGTAGCAGCCCGTGGATTGGATATTGATGATGTTCAGTTAATAATCCAG TGCGAAGCCACTAGTGATGTTGAAGCATATATTCATCGATCTGGAAGGACAGGACGGGCAG GAAAGACTGGTGTTGCTGTAATGCTGTATGATCCGAGGAAGTCCAACATTTCTAGAATTGAAAGAGAATCTGGTGTGAAGTTTGAGCATTTATCTGCTCCTCAGCCAGCTGATGTTGCTAAGGCAGCTGGGAAAGAAGCTGCTGATATAATTGCGGATATTTCCGATAG TGTCATACCCGCATTTAAGGCTGCTGCAGAGGAACTTCTGAGTACCTCTGACCTATCACCAGCAGAGTTGCTCGCGAAAGCTCTTGCCAAGGCTGCT GGCTATTCTGAGATCAAGACTCGGTCGCTTCTTACTTCTATGGAGAACTGTGTTACTCTGCTTCTTGAGTGTGGGAGACCCATCTTCTCACCGTC CTTTGTCTATAGTGTTCTGAGGAGGTTCCTGTCTGAGGAGAAGGTTGAATCAATCAATGGTCTTACTTTGACAGCCGATGGAAAGGGGGCAGTTTTTGATGTATCTGCTGAGCACTTGGATGAATTTCTCGCAG GCCAAAAAACTGCACATGGGGTAAATTTACAGGTAGTGGAAGCGCTGCCTCCTTTGCAAGAAAGAGAGAAGCCAAGAGGTGGAAGATTTGGAGGTGGTGGCCGTGGTGGCTTCAATAACAGAAGAGGCGGAGGTGGCTTTTCTGGAGGAAGAGGGGGAAGAGGTAATGGCAACTTTGGTCGAAGATGGTAA